In the genome of Mixta calida, the window GGTGCTGCTGGCGCCTTCGGCCCACGATAAAGGGCTGGAGCTGACCATCAACGTGCAGGGCGAAGTACCGGACAACGTGATTGGCGATCCGCTGCGCCTGCAACAGATTCTCACCAACCTGATCGGCAACGCGGTGAAGTTCACCGAGCGCGGTAATATCGATATTCGCGTGGAAAAGCGCAGCCTGAGCAACAGCAGCGTCGAGCTGGAAGTGCAGGTGCACGATACCGGCATCGGCATCGCGGAAAAACAGCAGTCGCAGCTGTTTCAGGCGTTCCGCCAGGCGGACGCCAGCATCTCCCGTCGTCACGGCGGCACCGGGCTGGGTCTGGTGATTACGCAAAAACTGGTGAATGAGATGGGCGGCGAAATCGCCTTCCACAGCCGCCTTAATCAGGGATCGACCTTCTGGTTCCACGTCAGTCTGGCGCTGAACCCTAACGCCGCCAGCGATCCGCGCGCGCTGGACGGGCTGCGCGGCAAACGCCTCGCCTACATCGAAGCCAACCCGGCGGCGGCGCAGGCGACGCTGGATATGCTCGGCTCCACGCCGTTGCAGGTCAGCTACAGCCTGACGCTCGAAGGATTGACCTACGCGCGCTACGATATGCTGCTGGTCGGGATACCGATTAGTCAGCGCACCGATAACGTGCTGTCGCAGGCCTATATCAACAGCCTGAAGGCGCGCGCCGACTGCGTGATCGTCGCGCTGCCCAGCCAGATGCAGTTGCAGGCGGAGCTGCTGAAAACGCGCGGCATCGACGCCTGCCTGAGCAAGCCGGTAACGCGCACGCGCCTGCTGCCGATTATGCTCGATTTGCACGCGCGCAAACTCTACGATCTGCCGGTACGCGCTCGTCTGCCGCTGTCGGTGATGGCGGTAGACGACAACCCGGCCAACCTGAAACTGATCGGCGCGCTGCTGGAGGAACAGGTCGAGAATATCGTGCTGTGCGACAGCGGCGAAAAAGCGATTGATCTTGCGCAGCAGCAGTCGCTGGACATTATTCTGATGGATATTCAGATGCCGGAGATCGACGGCATTCGCGCCAGCGAGCTGATCCGCGAAATGCCGCAGCACGCCAACACGCCGATTATCGCCGTCACGGCGCACGCCATCGACGGCGAACGCGAGCACCTGATCAAAGCGGGCATGAACGACTATCTTGCCAAGCCGATCGATGAAGTGAAGCTAAGCCATCTGCTGGCGCGCTATTCGCCCTCGTTGCAACCGCAAGCGCAGGAGACGCCGCTGATTTCTCCGTCTCTCGACTGGCAGCTGGCGCTGCGTCAGGCCGCCAATAAGCCGGAGCTGGCGCGCGATCTGTTGCAGATGCTGCTCGATTTTCTGCCGGAGGTGCGGGAAAAAGTGGAGCAAAGTCTGGCGGACAACCGACAGTACGGGCTGCGCGAGATTATCCATAAGCTGCACGGCAGCGCCAGCTACAGCGGCGTGCCGCGCATGAAACAGCTGTGCCGCCAGATTGAACACAGCCTGCGCATCAGCGGCGATGTGGCGGCGCTGGAGCCGGAGCTGCTGGAACTGCTGGATGAGATGGATAATGTGGCGCAGGAGGCGCGCCACATTTTGAGTCAGTCCTGATTAAACGTCTGACCGACTTTTAAGGCGGCGGCGATATTGCGCGCCGTCATACGCACATTCTGTGCGGCATTATCCAGTGCCTCCTCCAGCGTGCAGATAGAGTAGATCACGCTAAACACCGCGTCGATACCGTGCTGATGCACCACGCCGACATCCGCCGTCAGGCTGCCGGCGATGCCGATCACCGGCTTGTTGTAGCGCTTCGCCACCTTCGCCACGCCAATCGGCACCTTGCCGTGAATGGTCTGGCTGTCGATACGGCCTTCGCCGGTAATCACCAGCGTCGCGTCCTTCACCAGGTCATCGAGGCCCAGCGCCTCGGTGACGATCTCAATGCCGCGCCGCAGCTCCGCCTGGCAGAAAGCGTGCAGCGCCGCGCCCATGCCGCCCGCCGCGCCGCCGCCGGGAATATGCAGCACGTCGATATCAAGATCGCGCTGAATCACCGCCGCATAGTGCGCGAGCGCGGCGTCCAGTTCGGCGACCAGTTCAGGCGTCGCGCCTTTCTGCGGGCCAAAAATCGCCGACGCGCCCTCTTCACCGGTCAGCGGATTGGTAACGTCACAGGCGACTTCAAAACGGCACTGTTGCAGGCGCGCGTCGAGCGCGCTGATATCGATACGCGCCAGCGTCGTCAGCGCGCTGCCGCCGTAACCGATCTGCTCGCCGTGTTGATTAAGCAGCCGTGCGCCCAGCGCCTGCACCATGCCAGCGCCGCCGTCATTGGTCGCGCTGCCGCCGATGCCGATAATAAAGTGCTGCACGCCGCGATCGAGCGCGTTGCGAATCAGCTCACCGGTGCCCCAGGAGGTGGTGACGCGCGGATCGCGCCGCGCGGCAGGCACCAGTTCCAGGCCGCTGGCCGCGGCCATCTCAATAAAGGCGCAGCTCTCATCGCCGGACAGACCATAAAAGGCTTCCACCGGTTCGCCAAGCGGCCCGGTGACGCGTAGCCTGACAATTTTGCCCTGCGTCGCCGCGACCATCGCCTCCACTGTTCCTTCGCCGCCATCCGCAACCGGCAGCTTGACGTATTGCGCGTCAGGAAAGATCGCACGAAAGCCGTTTTCAATCTCCGCTGCGACCTGCAGGGCGGATAAACTCTCTTTATACGAATCCGGTGCAATAACGATTTTCATAAATAGTCCGAGCGCTGTTGAGCTGGCCGCAGCCAGAAAACGAAGCCGGTCAGTCCGACCGGCGACATAACCGGTGCGGCTGGCTAGCGTGAAACTTCAACCTTCGCTAATTTTTCATAATAGCAGGCCAGCGCGCTGTGATCGGCTGTACCCATGCCATCCGCTTTCAGCGCCTGCATCATTTCCATGACGGCGGCGGTGAGCGGCAGCTGCGCGCCGATGCCGTGCGAGGTGTCCAGCGCGTTGCTGAGATCTTTGATATGCAGATCGATGCGGAAGCCCGGTTTAAAGTTACGATCCATCACCATCGGCGCTTTAGCGTCCAGCACCGTGCTGCCCGCGAGCCCGCCGCGAATCGCCTGATAAACCAGATCCGGGTTAACGCCCGCTTTGGTGGCGAGGGTTAACGCTTCGGACATCGCGGCGATATTCAGCGCCACGATTACCTGATTCGCCAGCTTAGTGACGTTGCCCGCGCCGATATCGCCGGTATGCACCACCGAACCCGCCATCGCCTTCATCAGATCGTAATGGGCGTCGAACACCGCTTTATCGCCGCCGACCATCACTGAAAGCGTGCCGTCGATCGCCTTCGGCTCGCCGCCGCTGACCGGCGCATCCAACATTTTGATGCCCTTCTCCGCCAGCGCCTGATGAATTTCCCGGCTCGCCAGCGGCGCGATAGAGCTCATATCAATCAGCACGGCGCCCGCTTTCGCGCCGTCGATAATGCCATTCTCGCCCAGCGCCACCTCTTTTACGTGCGGCGAGTTAGGCAGCATGGTGATGATCACGTCGCACTGCTCCGCCACCTCTTTCGGCGTTTTCGCCGCGGTAGCGCCCAGCTCCACCAGTTCCGCCTCGTTCTGCGGGTTGGAGTCGCGCACCACCAGCGTATAACCCGCTTTCAGCAGGTTTTTACTCATCGGTTTGCCCATGATGCCCAGGCCAATAAATCCTACTTTCATCGTTATTCTCCTGTTAATTTATTTTTTGAAACGATCGCACAGCGCCTGCGTCGCGCTGCGGAAAACGCCAAGATCGCTTCCCACCGCGACAAAGGTCGCGCCCCATTCCAGGTAGCGGCGCGCGTCCGCTTCTACCGGCGCCAGGATGCCGCTCGGTTTGCCGGCCGCTTTCGCGCGGGCGAAAATATGCTGAATCACCTTCAGCACTTCAGGATGGGCAGGCTGTCCCAGATAGCCGAGCGCGGCGGAAAGGTCGCCAGGGCCGACAAAGATGCCGTCTACGCCGTCAACCGCGATAATGCTGTCGAGGTTGTCCACGCCCTGCTGGCTTTCGATCTGCACCAGTACGCTGATGTTGCTGTTGATATCGAGGTTGTAGTCCGGCAGCGTGCCGTACATATTGCTGCGGTGCGACACCGACACGCCGCGAATGCCGGCGGGCGGATAGCGCGTCGAGGCGACCGCCAGGCGCGCTTCCTCTTCGCTTTCGACAAACGGGATCAGGAAGTTATAGAAGCCGATATCCAGCAGGCGCTTGATGATCACCGGCTCGTTGCAGGGCGGACGCACCACGGCGGCGCTTGGGCTGCCTTTCAGCGCCATCAGCTGCGGCACGAAAGTGGTGATATCGTTCGGCGCATGCTCGCCATCCAGCACCAGCCAGTCAAACCCGGCCAGCCCCAGAACTTCGGTAGTGATGGGGTTGGCCAGCGAACACCAGCTGCCAATCAGGGTTTCACCGCTCAGCAGGCGCTGACGAAAACGGTTGGGATAGCTCATTCTGTTTCCTCCTGGCCAGGCGCTGGCGACAACGGTTGGGACAGTTCATTCTGTTTCCTCCGGGTCAGGCGCTGACGAAAACGGTTGGGATAGCTCATTCTGTTTCCTCCTGGTCAGGCGCTTAGCGCACCAGGCAGGGCCGCTTATTATTGAAAGTCCAGTTGGGGATCAGATACTGCATCGCCTGCGCGTCGTCACGCGCGCCCAGTCCATGCTTCTGATAAAGTTCGTTCGCCTTCATCACCTGGTCCATATCCAGCTCCACGCCGAGGCCCGGCGTCTGCGGCACCTGCACCAGACCGCCCTTGATCTCCAGCGGCTGTTTAGTGAGGCGCTGATTGCCCTCCTGCCAGATCCAGTGGGTATCGATAGCGGTGATAGCGCCGGGCGCGGCGGCGGCGACGTGAGTAAACATCGCCAGCGAAATATCGAAGTGGTTATTGGAGTGGGAGCCCCAGGTCAGACCGAACTCATGGCACATCTGCGCGACGCGCACCGATCCCTGCATGGTCCAGAAGTGCGGATCGGCCAGCGGGATGTCCACCGACTGTAGCGAAAGGGTGTGGCCCATCTGGCGCCAGTCGGTGGCGATCATATTGGTGGCGGTCGGCAATCCGGTGGCGCGGCGGAATTCCGCCATCACCTCACGGCCGGAATAGCCCTGCTCCGCACCGCACGGATCTTCCGCATAGGCCAGCACGTTGCGCAGCTGTTTGCCCAGCCGGATCGACTCCTCCAGCGACCAGGCGCCGTTAGGATCGAGCGTGATGCGCGCCTCCGGGAAGCGTTTCGCCAGCGCGGTGACCGCTTCCGCCTCTTCGCTGCCCGCCAGCACGCCGCCCTTCAGTTTAAAATCGTTGAAGCCATACTTTTCATAAGCCGCTTCCGCCAGGCGCACCACGGTTTCCGGCGTCAGCGCCTCTTCATGGCGCAGGCGGTACCAGTCGCAGCGGGCGTCCGGCTCGCTCTGATAGGGCAACGAGGTTTTGCGGCGATCGCCGACGTAGAACAGGTAACCCAGCATTTCGACCTGATTGCGCTGCTGCCCTTCGCCCAACAGACTGGCGACATTCACGCCGAGGAACTGGCCGAGCAGGTCAAGCAGCGCCGCTTCGATGCCGGTAACCACATGGATAGTGGTGCGCAGGTCGAACGTCTGGGTGCCGCGACCGCCGGCGTCGCGGTCGGCAAACGTGGTGCGCACCTGGTTGAGCAGGTTTTTATACTCGCCCAGCGTATGACCGATAATCAGCGCCGCCGCCTCCTCCAGCGTCTGACGGATTTTTTCGCCGCCCGGAATTTCGCCGACGCCGGTATGTCCCGCGTTATCTTTGATAATCACAATATTGCGGGTGAAAAAAGGCGCGTGCGCGCCGCTCAGGTTGAGCAGCATGCTGTCGTAACCGGCGACCGGGATGACCTGCATCGCGGTAATTTTCGGCGTGGCGTTCTGTTGGCTCATGGTCAGATTCCTTATGCTTACCTGCGCCCGAACACCGGGCGCTTGCGATCGAATGTCCAGCCGGGGATCAGATACTGCATGGCGGTGGCGTCATTGCGTGCGCCGCCCGGCAAGGTTTTATAGAGTTCATGCGCCTGTTGCAGGCGCGCCCAGTCAAGCTCGATGCCGAGACCGGGCTTGTCCGGCACGGCGATCTTGCCCTGACGGATCTGCAACGGCTCCCTGGTGAGGCGCTGATCGCCCTCCTGCCAGATCCAGTGGGTGTCGATGGCGGTCGGTTTGCCCGGCGCGGCGGCGCCGACGTGGGTAAACATCGCCAGCGAAATATCGAAATGGTTATTAGAGTGGCAGCCCCAGGTGAGACCCCAGTCATCGCACAGCTGAGCGACGCGCACCGCGCCGCTCAGCGTCCAGAAGTGCGGATCGGCCAGCGGGATATCGACGGCGTTCAGCATTACTGCATGCTGCATCTCACGCCAGTTGGTGGCGATCATATTGGTCGCCACCGGCAGTCCGGTGGCGCGGCGAAACTCCGCCATCACCTCACGGCCGGAGTAGCCCTGCTCCGCGCCGCAGGGGTCTTCGGCGTAGGTCAACACATCCTGCATTCCTTTGCAGAGCGCGATCGCTTCGTCCAGCAGCCAGGCGCCGTTGGGATCGACGGTGATGCGCGCGTCGGGAAAACGCTTTTTCAACGCGCACGCGGTGTCGATCTCATCTTCGCCCGGCAGAACGCCGCCTTTCAGCTTGAAATCTTTAAAGCCGTAGCGATCCTGCGCCGCTTCCGCCAGCCGTACCACCGCGTCGCTGTCCAGCGCCTGCTGATGGCGCAGACGATACCAGTCATGGCTCGCCCCGTCGCCGCTGAGATAAGGCAGATCGGTTTTTTGACGATCGCCGATATAGAACAGGTAGCCTAAAACCGTCACCTCGTCGCGCTGCTGGCCGGGGCCGAGCAGCTCCGCCACCGGCACGCCGAGAAACTGGCCGAGCAGATCGAGCAACGCCGATTCCAGCGCCGCCACCGCGTTGATGCGCAGCTCAAAGGTCCAGGCGCCCTTGCCGAACGTATCGAAATCAGCGTGCTGATTGCCCTTATGCACCTGCTGCACCAGCCGGTTCATGCGCGCCACTTCATGCCCCACCACCTGCGGAATGGCGGCGGTCAGCGTCTGATAAATGGTTTCGCCGCCCGGCGCTTCGCCAAGGCCGGTATGGCCGGCGCTGTCGGTCAGCACCACGATATTGCGGGTGAAGAAGGCGCTGTGCGCGCCGCCGATATTCAGCAGCATGCTGTCGTAACCGGCGACCGGCACCACCTTCATATCGGTAATCACGGGCGTATAGGTGTTCATCACCGCTCCTTACGTTGTCTTTTTCAGTTCGATGCGTTTGATGTCGCCCACCAGCACCAGGTAGCTCAGCACCGCCACCAGCGCATGAATGCCGACATAGATCAGCGCGCCGTTGTAGGAGCCGGTCACCGCGATGATGTAGCCGATAGCGATTGGCGTAACGATGCCGGAGATATTGCCGAACATATTGAACAGACCGCCGCTAAGGCCACTGATCTCTTTCGGCGCCGTATCCGCCATCACCGCCCAGCCCAGCGCGCCGATGCCTTTGCCAAAGAACGCGGTCGCCATAAAGAACACCACCACCCATTCGGTTTCGACATAGTTACAGGTCACCATCGAGATGGAGAGCAACATCCCCAGTACGATAGGCGTCTTGCGGGCAATATTCAGCGAGCCGGTTTTACGCATCAGCCAGTCGGAGATGACGCCGCCCAGCACGCCGCCAAGGAAGCCGCAGATCGCCGGGATAGAGGCGATAAAGCCCGCTTTCAGAATCGACATGCCGCGCGCCTGCACCAGGTAAACCGGGAACCAGGTAATAAAGAAGTAGGTCAACGCATTGATACAGTACTGGCCGAGATAGATGCCGAGCATCATGCGCGAGGTGATCAGCTGACGAATCTGGCCCCACTTCTCGCGCCCGCTGACTTTCTCCTGCGCCTTTTTCGCATCCATATTGATCAGCGCGCCGCCCTGCTCCATATACTCCAGCTCGGCGCGGTTGACGCCCGGATGGTCGTTAGGATCGTGGATCACCTTCAGCCAGACGAAGCTGAGGATGATCCCCAGGCCGCCCATAAACCAGAAGACGTGCGCCCAGCCCACCTGCGCGGTCAGCCAGCCCATAATGGGCGCGAAGATCACGGTGGCGAAATATTGCGCCGAGTTGAATATCGCCACGGCGGTGCCGCGCTCCTGCGCCGGGAACCAGGCGGCGACGATACGGCTGTTGCCGGGGAAAGAAGGCGCCTCCGCCAGCCCCACCAGAAAACGCAGCATGAACAGCGCGACGATAACGGTAAAGCCTTCGAAGAGGTCGACGAAGCCCTGCAACAGGGTAAACAGCGACCAGATGAAGATGCTCCAGAAATAGACGCGCTTCGAGCCGAAACGGTCGAGCAGCCAGCCGCCGGGGATCTGGCCAATCACGTAAGCCCATGAGAAGGCGGAGAAGATATAGCCCATGCCGACCGGATCGAGCCCAATATCTTTCGCCATCGACGAGCCGGCGATCGAGAGGGTGGCGCGGTCGCCATAGTTAAACGAAGTGACGATAAACAGCATCACTACGATCCAGTATCGCGCGTTAGTTCTTTTTTCTACGGAACTTTCCGCCTGGCTGTATGAATTCATGATGCACTCCTGAAATATAGCGGTACGCTACTTTCCACTCTGACTGCATACACATCGCGTTGGGTATCAGAATGAGGTTGGGTTAAACATGGCGATTATTATTCATTAGCAAAAACATTTATTACGCAGCGCGGCTGCTTCACCTGTCGTCAAACTTGAGCAAAAAGTATATGGAGCGCATCGGCGCAATTCACTGGAAGAAAGCCCTATATTATGTGTCGCTAAGCGCTTAATTTATGGCGATTGCACAACCTGCTGCGGCATCGCTCACGGAATCGTTTTTTTCAGGCCGTCACGCAGCACACCGCGCCGCTCAGGGATCGGCTTTGTGAGCCTCTTCACTTGCACTTGTTCCAACGCCTGAAAATCGCCTGAATCAAAAGGATAAAATCGGACATCTGCATAATGCCGCCGCGATTGCCCCTCCTTATACTCTCTACAGCAAAAACAGAAGACGCGTTTCACCTGCGCCATCCCCTTTTCCACTCTTTTCCGTTTACTGGAAGCCGATGCAATGAAAACGATTCGTGAAGAGACACCGCGATATATTCGCGTACACGAAGCCGATAATGTCGCTATCGTGGTGAATGACAATGGCCTGACTGCGGGATCGGTTTTTCCCTGCGGGCTGCGGCTGATCGAGCATATTCCTCAGGGGCATAAAGTGGCGCTGGCGCCCATTGCGCGCGGCGAGGCGATCCGCCGCTACGGCGAGGTGATTGGCTATGCCCTGCGTGATATTCCTCAGGGCAGCTGGGTTGAGGAGTCGCTGGTGGCGCTGCCTGAGGCGCCGCCGCTGGAGAGCCTACCGCTGGCGACGCGCGTGCCGGAAACGCTGCCGCCGCTGGAAGGCTACACCTTTGAAGGCTACCGCAACGCCGACGGCAGCGTCGGCACGCGCAACCTGCTGGGTATCACCACCAGCGTTCATTGCGTGGCGGGCGTGGTGGATTACGTGGTCAACATTATCGAGCGCGAACTGCTGCCGCGTTACCCTAACGTCGACGGCGTGGTGGCGCTGAATCATCTCTACGGCTGCGGCGTGGCGATCAACGCGCCGGCGGCGGTGGTGCCGATCCGCACTATTCATAACCTGGCGCTGAACGCCAATTTCGGCGGCGAAGTGATGGTGGTTAGTCTCGGCTGTGAAAAACTCCAGCCGGAGCGGCTGCTGGCCGCCAACGGCGACGACGTGCAGGCGATCGCCATCGGCGATGAGGATATTGTGCGTTTGCAGGATGAGCGTCATGTCGGCTTTGAGGCGATGGTGCAGGAAATTCTGCGCGTGGCGGACCGCCATTTGCAGCGCCTTAACCAGCGTCAGCGGGAAACCTGCCCCGCCTCCGACCTGATTGTCGGCATGCAGTGCGGCGGCAGTGACGCCTTTTCCGGCGTTACGGCTAACCCGGCGGTCGGCTTCGCCTCCGATCTGCTGGTGCGCTGCGGCGCGACGGTGATGTTTTCCGAAGTGACCGAGGTGCGCGACGCGATTCACCTGCTGACGCCGCGCGTGGTGGACGAAGCGACGGGAAAACGTCTGCTGGAGGAGATGGCCTGGTATGACGACTACCTGAGCCAGGGCCAGACTGACCGCAGCGCTAACCCTTCGCCGGGCAATAAAAAAGGCGGGCTGGCGAACGTAGTGGAAAAAGCGCTCGGCTCCATCGCCAAGTCAGGGCGCAGCGCCATCGTCGAGGTGCTCTCGCCCGGACAGCGCCCTACCAGGCGCGGGTTAATCTATGCGGCGACGCCCGCCAGCGATTTCGTCTGCGGCACACAGCAGATGGCGTCCGGCATCACCTTACAGGTCTTTACCACCGGACGCGGCACGCCTTATGGCCTGGCGGCGATTCCGGTGATCAAAATGGCGACGCGCACCGCGCTGGCGACACGCTGGCACGATCTAATGGATATCAATGCGGGAACCATTGCGACGGGAGAAGAGACCATTGAGCAGGTGGGCTGGCGGCTGTTTGAACTGATTCTGGATATCGCCAGCGGCCGCCAGCAAACCTGGTCTGACCGCTGGGGCATTCGCAACGCGCTGGCGGTCTTTAATCCGGCGCCGGTCACCTGACGCCGGACTTTACTGCGTTACCGTGGCGCTACAGCAGTTTGCCCCAGTTTTCCACCCAGGGTGTGCTGACGCTTTCCGGCTCCGGTGATTCCATAGCGTCTACCAGCAACACCTCGCCGACGCGCGTTGCGCCCTGCTCCTGCAACTGCGCGTCGAACGTTTTTCCGGCGCCGCAGAAGTTTTCATAGCTACTGTCGCCCAGCGCAATAACGCCGTAGCGCAGCTGAGGCTGATGGCCCAGCTTATCTTTAACGTCGTGATACAGCCCGGCGATGCTGTCTGGAAAGTCGCCGTGACCGGTGGTCGAGGTGACGACCAGCGCCACTTTATCGCTGTACTGCTGCCAGTCGCTGAGGCGCGGATCTTCAAAAATCTTTACCTCATGCCCCTGCGCCTGCAGAACAGGCTCAGCCTCTTCCGCCACCAGCAATGCGTTGCCGTAAACCGTGCCGACGAAAATACCAATCTGCGCCATAAACTTCTCCCTTATTGTGGTGCCTTATCCTGACCTGGCTGCGGGTCAAACTCAACCCTGGGAAGATCGGGGAGAAGGTGCTGCCAGCCAAACTGCTGCATCATGCGCTGCCAGTACCGATCGAGCCCGGCGCGAATCAACAGCGGCTCGCCCGTGACCGGATGGTTCAGCGCCAGGCTGCTGGCGTGCAGCATTAAACGTTCGCAGCCGAAATGCTGCGCCGCGCCGCGGTTTTGCCGCAGATCGCCATGCGTGGTGTCGCCGATGATCGGATGGCGCAGATGGGCGAGATGACGACGCAGCTGATGCTTGCGTCCGGTTGCCGGTTGCAGTTCGATCAGGCTGTAGCGCGCAGTAGGGTAGCGGCCGATGGCGACCGGCTGCTCGGTGATCGCCAGCCCCTGCCAGTCGGTCACAGCAGGCTGCGGCCCTTTATCCGGCGAGGCGTATTTATCGGCGATCTTATCCAGCTCCTCGGTCAGCGGATAGTCAAGGCGGTCCGCGCCCTCCAGCCAGCCGCGCACAACGGCGTGGTAGGTTTTGCTCATCTGATGCAGTTCAAACTGCTGCGACAGCAGGCGTCCCACCTCGCTGGAAAGCCCCATCAGCAATACGCCGGAAGTGGGCCTGTCAAGGCGATGCGCGGTAAAAACGTGTTGTCCGATCTGGTCGCGCACCGTCTGCATCACCACCACTTTTTCTTTGCGATCCAGCCAGCTGCGATGCACCAGCCAGCCAGCCGGTTTGTTGACCGCCACCAGCCATTGATCCTGATAGATAATTTCCAGCATCAGCGGCCTGCAGCGACAAACAGCGCATCAAGCGCGTTAAGGTGGGTCAGCAGCGCGCTGCGTCCTGGCGTATCCGCCTCAAGCGCCACTTCATAGTAGGGGGCGATAGCGAAATTTTGCGGAAGCTGAGCGCCCACATCCAGCAACGCGTGCATACGCGGAATCAGCACCCACTGTAGCCACTCCAGCGGCTGCATCGTATCGAGGAAAAAAGGCTGCGTACTGTCGAATGCCGCCGTATCGGGCGCTTCGCTGCGCCACAGCGCATGCTTTTTAAGCAAGGCTTCAACCGCCAGCAACCCCTGGCGAACCTGGTGTTCTCGGTGCATGGGCATCCTCACAACGGGTGAAATTTTAAGGGCGGCAAGCATAGCATTCGCGGAGGCGGGGGAAAACGCGCGGCATAAAAAAAGGGGGCACTGTTATACAGTGCCCCCGGTTCGTTTGCAGCTATCCGGCTACTTCAACGCTCCCTGCTCGTCCTTGAAAACTTTTCCCTGCTGTCTTCCTGACATTCTCGCCTTCCTGACGATTTTCCTTTAGCGTCCTGGCCCGCCAGTCATCCTGTCTGGCTCTCATTCTCCTTCCTGGAGGTGTCCCTTTATTCCATCCTGGAACTTTTTGCTTCATCCTGAAGCAATCCTGTTTGCGCCTCTTCCTGTGCGCGAAACATCATCCTGATGAACGTCTTCCTGACGTTATCCATTCCCCGGCTTCCCTTTCCGATATTGAGCAGTTTGCCTGACTCAGCGAAGGAAACAAGCTACCTTTTCCTTTAACTGTTAAGCCTGGCGTAAATCTTAAAACCCTTTCATCACTAAGTTTATGATTTACATTATCTTCACAAAAAAGACTTCTTTTTTTCTGCGTATTATCCTGGCGATCTCTCACAGACAATGTGAGATATATCTTACATCGCAGCGGGACAATCTCTTAAGCGTTAACTAACCGGTTGTAAAATATTAAGAAATGTCTGTATATCGGGCGCGAGCACCTTGCGTTGCGGCGTACCCAGCTTTTCCAGCACCACTTCGCCACTCAGATTGCACAGCGAAACCACATCCAGATCAGAATCGGTCGTTGCGATAAACAGGGTCGGAGTTTGTTTTAAACGCCTTTTCATTACCAGGTGCCCGATCAGGTTTTCCTGTACGCGCACAAAGTCATCTTCGCTCCATACCTGCAGCAGCGTAATGGATTGTCTATCGAACATGGCCTGCATATCGCCTGCATATTGCGTAGTATAATAACCCACCGCCGCGGGCTGCAGCTGAAGATCCAGCGCCCTTTCCACCGCCGCCAGATGGGGCTCTGCGTCGAAGGGCCGCGGCTGCCATAATACGACATCGTTGCGGCTTTCCACTACGCAGGGCGACGGGATGCCGTAGAGATCGGCGCTGGCGGGCAGATGTCCATGCTGGTGCTGCCATTGCTCACAGTAACGCTGCGTGAAGCCCCTTAACGCGGTGGCGATATGATCATTCATTTTTATTTACTCCAGGCTGCCTGAGTTACACTACAGCCTTTATTTATTGTTTCTTTATCACAGAAAAGACGTTGCTCGCCTTTCCGGGCGGGTCTGAGGTTATGTTATGTCTTCTTATGAACATCATCAGGCGCTTGCCGGCCTGACGCTGGGCAAGCCCACCGCCTACCAGGATCG includes:
- the syd gene encoding SecY-interacting protein → MNDHIATALRGFTQRYCEQWQHQHGHLPASADLYGIPSPCVVESRNDVVLWQPRPFDAEPHLAAVERALDLQLQPAAVGYYTTQYAGDMQAMFDRQSITLLQVWSEDDFVRVQENLIGHLVMKRRLKQTPTLFIATTDSDLDVVSLCNLSGEVVLEKLGTPQRKVLAPDIQTFLNILQPVS
- the truC gene encoding tRNA pseudouridine(65) synthase TruC, whose product is MLEIIYQDQWLVAVNKPAGWLVHRSWLDRKEKVVVMQTVRDQIGQHVFTAHRLDRPTSGVLLMGLSSEVGRLLSQQFELHQMSKTYHAVVRGWLEGADRLDYPLTEELDKIADKYASPDKGPQPAVTDWQGLAITEQPVAIGRYPTARYSLIELQPATGRKHQLRRHLAHLRHPIIGDTTHGDLRQNRGAAQHFGCERLMLHASSLALNHPVTGEPLLIRAGLDRYWQRMMQQFGWQHLLPDLPRVEFDPQPGQDKAPQ
- a CDS encoding YqcC family protein, producing the protein MHREHQVRQGLLAVEALLKKHALWRSEAPDTAAFDSTQPFFLDTMQPLEWLQWVLIPRMHALLDVGAQLPQNFAIAPYYEVALEADTPGRSALLTHLNALDALFVAAGR